AAGTCAGCTTGAGGGCTGTTTATGTGAAACCGGTCAGGTAAATGATGAGAGGGGCCAGATTGTGCGGATTATGTGGCACATATCAGTGGCAGAGTATTAGCGGGTTCGTAATAATTTCGGCTAAGTCGTTTTTGAAATAGGAGATTTTGGCATTAGAAGTCTCCTAAACCCCTGAAAATGTTAATGATTGTTAACGCGAATTCACTTTGAATTGCCAGGAAGGATGTATGTTCCAGGAAATCAATGCAGAGAATGCCGTTGAGTATTTAAAGGCCCATCAACATCTCAAATCTGATGAAACGGCATCTGCAGAAGCTCTGGCGTGGGGGGTTTCTAATATAGTCATTCGTATATATAGGGATGACTCGGAAGACTTTGTGATCAAACAGTCGCGAGAACAACTCCGCACGCAGGCACAGTGGTTTTGTGAGCTCGACCGAATCTGGCGGGAGTTAGAAGTCATGCAGGAGTTGCAGAACCTGCTACCAGAAGGAGTTGTGCCACGTATTCTGTTTGAAGATCGAGAGAACTATCTGTTTGCCATGCAGGCAATCGATCCCGAGCATCAAGTTTGGAAAGCAGAATTATTAGATGGAAAATTTGATCAGAAAATAGCACATGATTTGGGAAGCTATTTAAGTGCCATTCACCGTAAAAGTTTTATGAACGGAGAATATCAAACGCGCTGGGGGGATCAAAGGGTATTTGATCAACTCAGAATTGATCCATTTTATCGCTATATCCTGAAATCGCACTCGGAAATCAAACCCTGGATTGAAGATTTAATCAAGGAGATGACTGGCAATCAAATCTGTCTCGTCTTGGCGGATTTCAGCCCTAAGAATATTTTGATCACTGAGCAAGGCATTCATTTAGTCGATTTTGAGACTGCTCATTTTGGTGATCCCGCGTTTGACCTTGGTTTTTTTCTCAGTCATCTATTACTGAAAGCGATTTTTCATCAAGAACAGGGAAATCATTGTATTCAACTGGCTGAAGGTTTCTGGGAGCAGTACGTTAAGCACGGGGCTCAGTTGTCTCTGCCTGATGTTAGAGAGGCAACCAAAATGGAAGAGCAGGAATTGGGAAGCCGCACAATTCGTCATTTGGCAGCGTGTATGTTATCGCGGGTCGATGGTAAAAGTACGGTCGATTATCTCACCGAGCCTGATCAACAAGACCAGGTTCGTTCTTTCGCTCTTTCTTTGATTCTGGATCCACCCGATTCGTTACAAAGAGCAGTTTCACGATTAACTGAGATGTTGAATTCGTGAATACCAATCGGGTGACGGTTAAGTGATTTCCTGTTATCTTATTAGATGAGTTGGTCGAGTCACTTAGATTTATTAACCATTACATTAGCAACGGCAGTCAGGAGAGTGATCTGTCATGACGCAAATAGAATATGTGCAGGCGCGAGAAGTTTTTGATAGTCGTGGAAATCCCACGGTAGAAGTAGAAATCTGTTGTGCGAACTCTCGCTCTGGCAGAGCTATTGTTCCCAGTGGGGCCAGTACAGGAAAATTTGAAGCAGTTGAGTTGCGTGATCAAGATTTAGAGCGTTTCGATGGATTGGGAGTCACTCAGGCGGTTGAAAACGTCCGTGGCGAGATTGCAGAGGCATTAATTGGTCAGGATGCCGCCGACCAACGCGAGATCGATTCAAAGCTGTGTGAACTGGACGGTACCGAGAACAAATCGCGGTTGGGAGCCAATGCGATCTTAGGAGCCTCCCTGGCAGCCGCCTATGCAGCTGCGGAATCGCAACAGCAGAGCCCCGTTGAGCGTTTTGCTGAAATCTGGTCTGACTATGTTTCTGATAACGAGGACAGTCAGGACCAACGAACCTCTTTATTAGCACAGTCAATGTTACTGCCACTACCCATGGTCAATATGATTTCAGGTGGACTTCATGCAGGGCGTAATCTCGATTTTCAAGATTTCCTGATCCTGCCCGTAGGAGCGACTTCATATCGGCAGGCGTTTGAGTGGATTGTGACGATCTACCGTCGACTGGGTCAGATCTTGAATAAAACAGGGCACGAAGGATCATTGATTGGAGATGAAGGTGGTTACGGTCCCAAGCTAAGCAGTAATAGTGAAGCGGTCAAGTTTGTTGTAGCAGCCATTGAATCTGCAGGATTGAATCCTGGTGAAGATGTCGCGATCGGATTGGATGTCGCCAGTACTCACTTTTACGATTCTGAAACGGGAACCTATCATTTAAATGCAACAGGAGATGAGGCACTCTCGGCAGATGATGTGATCGATATGCTTGAGCGGTGGGTCGATACGTATCCGATTATCAGCATCGAGGATGGTTTGGCAGAAGATGACTGGGAAGGCTGGAAAAAACTGACTGAACGCTTGGGACATCGTGTGCAATTAATTGGTGATGATTTTTTTGTCACCAATCATCGACGTTTGCAGCAAGGGATTGACACTCAGACGGCGAACAGTGTTTTAATCAAATTGAATCAGATAGGAACGCTTTCTGAAACTCTGGAAACATTAAAAATGTCAATTGATCATGGGTATTGGCCCGTTGTTTCTGCTCGTAGTGGTGAAACAGAAGATACGACGATTGCCGATCTCGTAGTGGCAACAGGGGCGGGGCAGCTCAAAGTGGGGTCGGTCGGGCGGAGTGAAAGACTGGCGAAGTATAATCAATTGCTCAGACTGGAAGAAAAATTATCTGATCGAGCAGGTTATCATGGAGGCCGTATTTTTTCCTGTTTGAAACAATAAAATCCATTTCTCATGCTGGCCGCTACGATATAAAAAGAGCCCCCGAATATTTCGGAGGCTCTTTTTTGCAATATAAGGAGTAGACTCAGTTCCGCATTAACTAATTCGCGACGACTTGATTTCCTTTTGATCCCTGTTCGGGCAGGAGTTCAACATCAAGTGTTGCCAGTAACTGGCCTTTTTTATTCATAATGTGCATTTTGGCTTCAGTCGCCTTTCCTAATCCGATTTGAGGAGTCTGGAAACCAAGTTTCGTATCTTCCCATTTTTCTATCTTGGCGGGCAAACCCATTTCGTTGATTTCAATAATGACCATCCCTTGTTCATTTCCTAATCCCTGGGCTGTTAATTGAAATTGTTGGCCGGCAACTAAGGCAAGACGTTCAGGTTGAGTTTTCTCTGCGTTGGCTGGTGCTGCGACAACTGCTTCCCCAATTTCGTTAATGAAAACTGGCTCACAAGAGATGATTTGACAAGGAACAATAATGGGGTCTTCACAAATAACAGGATACCAGGGTCGGCAAACTGGTGGACACCAGGGACGGACGTTGATGTGACACCAGGGACGATACCAGAGGTTGTGACCATGATGATGTCCTATGCGATGACCATGGAAAAAATTCTTGTGTTTGATGTGCTTATTGCGGTGCAGATCTGGTTTATGTTGTGGTTTGAAAGGATGTTTCGTATTTACTTTACCAATTTTTGAAAAGTCTTGTTTCTGATTTGTGATTGGTCTTTTTACGAACGGTCTTTTCATATTGTTTTGTGACGAAGGAAATTTAATCTCTTTTGTAAACTTATGGTTCGTGGTTTTGTGAAAGCCTTTGAAGTTTGAATTTTTTGGAGTCATCTTTTTGAATTGGGATTGGTAATTTTGTTTGGGAACAAACTTTTTTGTCTGTGGGGCATGGAATTTTTGCCTGGTGCTGAATTTCTTCATGGATGAATTTCGATTTCGTTGTGAAGAAAATGAGCGGCTGCGATTACTGAATGACCGACCTGATGATCGTCCAAAAGACTTTCCTGAAGAGCGATTTCCGGCTGAAGCGTCTTCTGTGATAGTGAGTAAGGTGACCACAACACACGTGAAGAGAGTTGTTGCAAATTTCATCGTTCCGTTCCCTTTAGTTATGATTGGTTAGAGTTGAGTTTGTTGTCTCACACTCCACCAAGCGGGAACGCTTAAAATTTGTTACAACGTTTTATTGAAAAAGCATTAATCAAATGATCACTGGTTTGTGCGGTGGTTCTTAGAGTAAAGCGCGCTGAGGGAATCAAAATCAGCCTGAAGTACTTGAAAAACTCGCAAAATGCTGACTGCGCCAAGAGTTCCAGCCACAGTTAAAATACCAATTGCAATTTTATCATCCAGATTGATCATCGCCAGTGAGGCGATACTGAGCATGGGGACGAGGAATGCCATAATCAAATAAACCCAGGTCAGACGTTTCATCTGTTTGAACGTATCTGGTGCCTGTTGACTGAAATCATTTTCTTTAAGCAAGCGAGGATATATTGCGTGCAGGCTGAGATAGGTGATTCCAAAAAAAGGATAACTGGCAGCGATGAGACCACACAGTAAGAGTGAACCCAGGAAATGTGCATAGGCAGAAGCTGGCAATGCGCCAATGGCATAGTGCATACTGATGGGATATGCAATGCCCGCGATGATCCATTCTGTCGTACAGATGAGCGCAGCATAATGTCCCAATCGTAGACACCGCTTTTGAATGAGTTTGGTATCCTGTTTTTCTTTATGGTTCTCAGATATTTTCCCATGACGAAATTGGAGTGTCGTCCAGGTTAGCCAACCAATCAGGCTAAGCCCCAACGGATAAGCAATGAGATTGATGACCGATTGAATTTGCCAGAATGCCTCTTGTGAGTTCTTTAAATGTTCAACGATATGCTTTTGATTGTGAAAGAAGTTGAACAGGCCCGCGAAAAGATTGGGGATCAAAACAATCAAGACCACAATGGGAATTTCCCATCCTCTCAGGCGTGAGGACCAACTTGTGGAGGGGGGAAATAAAATCTGCTGTGCTCTGGGATTGAGGCATAATTCCAACTGGTTCGCCAAATTTGCTCCGGACGTCCAGCGTTCTTCAAGTTCGGGAGCCAGGCATTTTTGAAGCACATTGACCAGATGCTCGGGGCAGTCGGGAGGCAGGTGTTGTGGACTGGCTTTCAAGGAGGCGCCTGCCTTGCGTTGTGAAATCATCTGTTTTAAGAGTGTCGACCAGCCTGAACTGACTGGAAGATCTTGAAAGGCACGAACTCCCGTTAATAATTCCCAGAGTACTAAGCCAAGGGAGTAAATGTCACTTTTCTCGTCAAGACTTTCCGGCAGCCGTTGATGTGTGGGGTCGTAAGCTTCCAGTTGTTCTGGGGACATATACGCTAGACTTCCCCCAAAATAAGCAGCAGGTGTGGTACCTGTGACGGCAGAACTGAAGCTGATATTAAAATCGGCCAGTTTGGGAATGCCTTCCGCTGTCAGCAGTACATTTGCTGGTTTGATATCACGGTGTAAAACCCCTTTCTTATGTGCATAATTCAATGCGTTTGCCAGACGAATTCCCAACCAGCAAATCGTTTCCGGCCATGTGAGGGAGTTTATCTTTTGATAAATTAAAGACTCGGAAGGCCGAGATTCCCCACGTAACTCCAGAGATTGGTTCACCGCGGAAACCAATATTTTTCCTGAGCGTTCTGCGGGTGCTGTTTTTCGAATGATCTCAACCACTGACTGCAACGTTCCTCCGGGAAGGTATTGCATATACAGCAAACGAATTTTTTTGTCAGGCATGATGCGCTGATCGAATACTCGTACGATATTATCATGATCTAATTGAGCCAGTGTTTGTGGTTCGCTACTGGAATCTTCTGAAATTTTCAACGCGACGATACGTTGCATCGACGTTTGACGCGCCTGATATACTTTCGCGAATGCACCTTTACCTAACAAAGTTAAAAGTTCAAAATCATCGACGGTATGTCCTGGTTGAAAGTGATGGAACGCTTGTGGCGGGCACTGATTGATGATTTTTGTGGTGACATAAGCATGATTCAAGTCGAATAGCTGCTCCAGTTGGGGGCTGACAGTGGGAAATAAACTGAGATAGTCAGCAGGATCCACTTCAAATCCATTTTGACGGAGCAGATGGAATTCTTCATACAGCAGATCAACGGGAATGGTGTCCTCCAGCAGCATGGGGAATTCGTCGAGATATTCCTTGATGCGCTTGGGAAAGTTAAATCGTTCCCAACGAAATTCCAGATCAATTTTAATGAGTTCAATTAACAGGAAACGGCTGAGTGTTTCATCGTTCTGCTGATACTGCTTGATTTCCGGAGGCGCTTGTTGTGTTTCCCAGTCATTTACAAACTGTTCCATCACTTCAGTCAATGCAGAGAGCGCGCTCAGACTATCTAATGAATCCAGTTGATGCAATGGTTCAGACAACAGTAAGCTCCTGAGGGGGAGAATGACAATCCGACTAAAAATATCGTGACTGTTTCAGTAGCTGGCTTGTTTTGACGATGGTATAAAGAGAAAACTTTCCACACATTTATCTTTCCACACATTTATGTAGTATAGTAATCAATCAACAACAGTGTGGAAAGTAGAACGCTTATCGGACTTTGTCAGCTTATTGCAGGAAGTATGAAATACTAATGACGACTGATATCGAAGATCTGATTAACCAGATAAAAGAGGGGAATGAGCCGGCTTTACTGAAGTTCATGGAAATGCATCGAGATCCTCTGATGGCATTTATTAATAAAAACATGAGCGATGGGCTGAAAAGTAAAGTAGAAGCAGCAGATATTCTACAGGAAGTTTCCCTCAGTGCTGTTCAATCCTTATCCAAAATGGATTTTGAACATAAGCCACCCTTTAGCTGGCTCTGTCATCTTGCTGATCAAAAAATTATCGATAACCATCGGAAATATTTCCAGGCACAAAAGCGGGCTGCCGGTCGTGAGGTCAAACAACAGTCAGCAGGTGATGGCGAGAAACAGGGGTTTATGGATTTGCTAATTGCCAGTATCACCAGTCCCAGTCAGGCGTTTTCGCGTGGTGCCAGGGAAATGAAATTGCTCGTGGCGCTGGAGTCTTTACCAGAAGAGAATCGAGAAGCCATACGTCTCAAATATGTCGAAGGACTTCCCACAAAAGAGATTGCTACTCAAATGGACAAAACAGATGTCGCCGTTCGTGTGATGGTCAGTCGTTCGATGGCCAAATTACAGGAAAAGTTGAAAAACGAAGATGAGTTCAAAAGTATGCTCTAGCACGCCCCATTTATCTATAGCGGCTTAATAGCATTTATACAAAATTCAAACAGCGCTGAAGACGCTATAATCAACCTGGATACAGGGCTAGGTACGACTGATGCTTACTCTGCTTCGTTCGCAAGTTGGGGCGACAGTTCGGTATTGATACGGTCGATCATTTGCCGAAGTCTTCCCAGATTCTTTCGATTGAAAATCAGAGAGATACGTGGCAAGTCAGTCAAGTGGGAATCGTCTTTTTCTAGTTCATGTGCATCGACTTTAGAGATGATACCTGAGGCAAGTATGTCTTTGAATTCATCATTCAGTTTTTCGATAAATTCATTGCTCGGTTCAACATGCAAACGTAGCACTAAGCGACCGCTTACATAGCGCATACTGTTATAGACACTATAAAAACCGATAATTTCATCGACCGCATCTTCAAGGTTATCGGTAATATAAAAGAGCGATAAATCTTCTTCGGAAATCAGTTCCTGTTTGAGAAGATTGTTTTTGATAAATGCTTCCCAATCTTTCCAGTAAGTATCACCGGGAGTATCCAACAGCACAATTGGCATTGGGTCGCGTTTGCCGGTTTGGACTAAAGTCAATGTTTCGAATGCTTCATCCAGGGTTCCAAACCCACCGGCACAACAGACGATTGCATGAACTTCTTTCACAAACAATAGTTTTCGTGTGAAGAAATAATTTAAGTTAACCAGCTTCTCGTCTTTGTGAATGACATAGTTGGGCTCCTGCTCGAAGGGGAGCATAATATTGACGCCCATGGACATATCTGTGCCCGCGCCGACATGTGCTGCTTCCATGATTCCAGGACCTGCGCCGGTGACCGTCATCCATTTTTCTTCAGCCATTCGGCGGCCGAATTGAAGTGCCTGCTGGTAAGCGGGATCGTCAGGTAGTGTTCGTGCAGAACCAAAGACTGTTACTTTACGCTGTTTGCGATAGGGAGTGAATACCTTGAACGCGTATCTTAGTTCTTTCAGAGCACGATCAAGTATTTTGAGATCACCACGGGTTGCCTGATCCTGCTTTAATTTATCTGCAGTCTCTTTGATGGTGGCAATGATTGACTCATGCGCATAGAGCTCCGAACTATGTTCTGTGGGCAACACGTCTGATTCGGAGACTTCAGGTCGTGTTTTTCGATATTTCCTCGACATGATTCATTAATCCTTTAACATAACTGGTCGAGATCTCTCTTTGGGTGATAGCTATGATTGACTACCCCATCAAGGCATCGAGAGCTTCATCTCTAGTTTCATAAATTGCCCAAAGAGTATCGAGTGCGGTAATTCTTAACAACTCGTTAGCCATTTTGCTGGCACCACATAAGACGAGTTCACCACCTCTACTCCGGACATGTTTATGGCAACGTAGTAAGAGTGCCAAAAATACGGAACCAAAGTAGCTAACATCACTCAGGTCAAAGACCACCATAGGAATTTCTACTTCCTGCAGAGGAGACATTACGATATCAGCTGCCTGTTCAATCAGATCCCAACTCATGGATTCGACATTACTTGCTGGAATGATGACAACTGTATTTCCATGCCATTCCAATTGAAAGTCGTCGTGGTAATTAGACATTTGGTTGTTCCGCAATGATTTAAAGCATTCTTTGCAAATAGAAATCTAGGATTCCGCTCCATAATACTGTGAAGCAGGAAATGAGAACAGTCTTTCGGGACCTCAAAACCAAGAATTCATACTTAACGGCCTGTAAACAGGCGGGAAGCTGATTGAGAGTGGTGGGATTGCCACCAATTCATCCAGATTTCGGCTTGTTCTGAATGTTTTATTGAAGAGCTCAGGTCTGCTGGTTGCTCAGAAGGGGGAACCAGTTTTTTAAGGCTGATGAGAATTTCTTTCATAATGATGTGATTGCGTTCTGTCCAAGCTAATTGAATGAGTGGTTCGACAAAACGAGTTTGGCCCGAGTTCCCCATTTCCTGTATCGCATCAGTGCGTATTGAATTGAGAGTATTATTGGAAAGCCGTACCAGTTCCTGCATACCTTGCACATCCCCCAATCGACTCAATGCTGCAACCGTTTGAAAACGAATTCTCTGATTCGAGTGTGTCAATAGTGAACGCAGAGAGGGGCCAGAATCTAGTTCTGCAGAGGAATTTTGAATGCCTGTAATCGCAATTGGATTATGGCACTGACCAATGGCATTGATGGCTGCGAGTTGCACGGATTCATTCTTATCATTTAAGAGAGGTAATAGCCAGATTGCATATTGGGGTAACCCGTATGTGCCAAAGTATTCGCAACCCAGAATCCGAATATCAGGCCAATTATGATTGATTGCCAGTAAAGCAAGCTGAGCTGCTTCTTCATAATTGTCTTTGGCAATCGATGACATCACAATCCGCCAGACCAGCCGATCTTGTTCTTGAGCCATTATTTTACGAAGTCGTTTTACAATGATCGGACTTAATGACACATGCTGTGAACTTTGTAAAAGTTGTTGAGCTGCTTTGCGGCGATCTGAAAGATGAACGCTTGCAAGTTGATTCAATGCAGCATAACGGGGATTTAACTGAGGCAGAAGATCGTGATAAACTTCATTTGGTATTTGGATCGATGTTTCCAGGACTAATTTTTCCAAGATACTGAGTTCTTCAGCAGAAATACTCAAAAGCTCTTGATAAGCCTGGTGATATTCTGCCGATTGACGAGGGTAGTTAAGAATATCCTGGAAGTAAGATTGGATTTCTGCAAGTCGACGCTTATCGTTCTCGCGAGGATCTTGTAAGCCTTGTTTTATGAGTTGATCCCACAAGCCACCGGGAAGTCGTTCCGTTTGCATCAGTTCTCTGACAGCCACAATTCGTTCAGCTCGGGGAGCTTCTATTGATATCGCACCACTGGAGCCGATGCGATCGGTCAATTGAAGCACACTATCTCTTCGGGTTTTGTAAACACCTTCTTGAATTCCCTCGAGTAATAGTGGAATTGCCAACTCGTCGGGCCAGTTTGAGATCGATTGAACAACAGCAAGTTGAACTTCGGAATTACGGTCTCGAATTAAGGATCGAAGTAATAACGCGGCTTCGGGGGAATCAGTCTGGCCTAGCCCTTTCGCTACAGTAAGGCGAACCGAAGAAGATTTATCATTGATCAGTGGTTCTAGATAGTGCGCTCCCCAGGGAGTAAGGCCAAGGGCGGCTGAGACGCGTGAACTTTCGTGTTGTCGCTTTGATTGTTGTTTGAGCAGTTCTAAAGCAGTTTCCGTTCCCAGGATTCCCATAAATTCAATCGCTTTGTTTTGAACTTTGAGGTCAGCGTCTCTGAGCTGGGACATGAGTATTGTGATAGCGTCAGGGTGCTGTACCAAAGCAGCCCAAAAACCAAAATGCCAACGCATGGTCGGGTCAGAATCCCAACGAACCTGCATCATATTTTCAGGCCAGACTGTCGTTTTGAAATCCGAAGATTTCTCTAATGAATAGCCTGGGTGTAAGAATTGGTCCTGTTTTGCATAAAACCACAGTCCGTGAATGAGACAGGCATCCATGGCAGAGCGTCGTAAATTTTTAGGAGGGAGTGTTTTGTTATCACTAATATCCAAAGCCTGGTTCAGTGTCGGGATTTCGGCGGGGGGAACAAAACGAGCCAATCCTCGGTAGAGTTCTCCACGCAGTTTGATTGAAATATCAGGCCTTTGGAGTAACTGAGTCAATCTGTTTTTGGTTTTGAAGGGAATCGCGTCTGCTTCAGAGAGAACGAGGCAAATTGCGTTGATGGCTGCATGTTTCATCGCAGGTGAAAGAGGGGGTAGTTCAGGCTTCGATTTGTTTTTTCCTGTTTTTTGATTTGGTGAAGTGCCTTCAGCCATTCTTTCGAGGTTGAGAATCTTTTTGTCAGGGTTATTTTGTGTTAATTTGGGTTTACGGGTGGGAGCATCGAATGCGACTTTTTCTAAAATCGGAAGTGTTGTTAAAGCAGTTGCTGGTTCTAAAGTCCCCCAAAGGATCGCAGCATTCCAGCCTGCTAGAGAATTCCATTCCGAAAGCGCTTTCAGTGCAGCGAATTTTCCTTGTGGTAGAACCGATGCCGTTTCATTTGTTGAAGATTGGAAACTGGTTCTAGTGAAAAAATCTTGTAGTGTATTTACTGACCAGTGTTCAGGCTGTACTGATTCTTTTTCACGGAGCTGATTTGGTTCTGGCTGGGAATTCTGAGTAGTTTTATTTTTTTCTTGAGACGAAAGATCCACTGTTTCCTGCGATGCGACAGGAGTGTCTTTTTTGATGGGCTCGACGATCACTTTTTGTTTTTCCAATGACCCAAACATCCAGCGGTGCACGTCTATGGATGAATTAAGGGGATCGGAAGCTTGGTCCAGTCGAGTTTTCCATTCTTTGAATGCAGACCAATGATGATTTTGAAACCA
The Gimesia aquarii DNA segment above includes these coding regions:
- a CDS encoding phosphotransferase family protein, whose protein sequence is MFQEINAENAVEYLKAHQHLKSDETASAEALAWGVSNIVIRIYRDDSEDFVIKQSREQLRTQAQWFCELDRIWRELEVMQELQNLLPEGVVPRILFEDRENYLFAMQAIDPEHQVWKAELLDGKFDQKIAHDLGSYLSAIHRKSFMNGEYQTRWGDQRVFDQLRIDPFYRYILKSHSEIKPWIEDLIKEMTGNQICLVLADFSPKNILITEQGIHLVDFETAHFGDPAFDLGFFLSHLLLKAIFHQEQGNHCIQLAEGFWEQYVKHGAQLSLPDVREATKMEEQELGSRTIRHLAACMLSRVDGKSTVDYLTEPDQQDQVRSFALSLILDPPDSLQRAVSRLTEMLNS
- the eno gene encoding phosphopyruvate hydratase, with the protein product MTQIEYVQAREVFDSRGNPTVEVEICCANSRSGRAIVPSGASTGKFEAVELRDQDLERFDGLGVTQAVENVRGEIAEALIGQDAADQREIDSKLCELDGTENKSRLGANAILGASLAAAYAAAESQQQSPVERFAEIWSDYVSDNEDSQDQRTSLLAQSMLLPLPMVNMISGGLHAGRNLDFQDFLILPVGATSYRQAFEWIVTIYRRLGQILNKTGHEGSLIGDEGGYGPKLSSNSEAVKFVVAAIESAGLNPGEDVAIGLDVASTHFYDSETGTYHLNATGDEALSADDVIDMLERWVDTYPIISIEDGLAEDDWEGWKKLTERLGHRVQLIGDDFFVTNHRRLQQGIDTQTANSVLIKLNQIGTLSETLETLKMSIDHGYWPVVSARSGETEDTTIADLVVATGAGQLKVGSVGRSERLAKYNQLLRLEEKLSDRAGYHGGRIFSCLKQ
- a CDS encoding serine/threonine-protein kinase codes for the protein MSEPLHQLDSLDSLSALSALTEVMEQFVNDWETQQAPPEIKQYQQNDETLSRFLLIELIKIDLEFRWERFNFPKRIKEYLDEFPMLLEDTIPVDLLYEEFHLLRQNGFEVDPADYLSLFPTVSPQLEQLFDLNHAYVTTKIINQCPPQAFHHFQPGHTVDDFELLTLLGKGAFAKVYQARQTSMQRIVALKISEDSSSEPQTLAQLDHDNIVRVFDQRIMPDKKIRLLYMQYLPGGTLQSVVEIIRKTAPAERSGKILVSAVNQSLELRGESRPSESLIYQKINSLTWPETICWLGIRLANALNYAHKKGVLHRDIKPANVLLTAEGIPKLADFNISFSSAVTGTTPAAYFGGSLAYMSPEQLEAYDPTHQRLPESLDEKSDIYSLGLVLWELLTGVRAFQDLPVSSGWSTLLKQMISQRKAGASLKASPQHLPPDCPEHLVNVLQKCLAPELEERWTSGANLANQLELCLNPRAQQILFPPSTSWSSRLRGWEIPIVVLIVLIPNLFAGLFNFFHNQKHIVEHLKNSQEAFWQIQSVINLIAYPLGLSLIGWLTWTTLQFRHGKISENHKEKQDTKLIQKRCLRLGHYAALICTTEWIIAGIAYPISMHYAIGALPASAYAHFLGSLLLCGLIAASYPFFGITYLSLHAIYPRLLKENDFSQQAPDTFKQMKRLTWVYLIMAFLVPMLSIASLAMINLDDKIAIGILTVAGTLGAVSILRVFQVLQADFDSLSALYSKNHRTNQ
- a CDS encoding RNA polymerase sigma factor produces the protein MTTDIEDLINQIKEGNEPALLKFMEMHRDPLMAFINKNMSDGLKSKVEAADILQEVSLSAVQSLSKMDFEHKPPFSWLCHLADQKIIDNHRKYFQAQKRAAGREVKQQSAGDGEKQGFMDLLIASITSPSQAFSRGAREMKLLVALESLPEENREAIRLKYVEGLPTKEIATQMDKTDVAVRVMVSRSMAKLQEKLKNEDEFKSML
- a CDS encoding TIGR00730 family Rossman fold protein, which translates into the protein MSRKYRKTRPEVSESDVLPTEHSSELYAHESIIATIKETADKLKQDQATRGDLKILDRALKELRYAFKVFTPYRKQRKVTVFGSARTLPDDPAYQQALQFGRRMAEEKWMTVTGAGPGIMEAAHVGAGTDMSMGVNIMLPFEQEPNYVIHKDEKLVNLNYFFTRKLLFVKEVHAIVCCAGGFGTLDEAFETLTLVQTGKRDPMPIVLLDTPGDTYWKDWEAFIKNNLLKQELISEEDLSLFYITDNLEDAVDEIIGFYSVYNSMRYVSGRLVLRLHVEPSNEFIEKLNDEFKDILASGIISKVDAHELEKDDSHLTDLPRISLIFNRKNLGRLRQMIDRINTELSPQLANEAE
- a CDS encoding STAS domain-containing protein, translated to MSNYHDDFQLEWHGNTVVIIPASNVESMSWDLIEQAADIVMSPLQEVEIPMVVFDLSDVSYFGSVFLALLLRCHKHVRSRGGELVLCGASKMANELLRITALDTLWAIYETRDEALDALMG
- a CDS encoding HEAT repeat domain-containing protein — encoded protein: MSERPVTHQRLYAYLILTGLLSCCALLSGCQKNLLRNVQQTYASILKKETKQVPKELEGLHTYLSQDLWFQNHHWSAFKEWKTRLDQASDPLNSSIDVHRWMFGSLEKQKVIVEPIKKDTPVASQETVDLSSQEKNKTTQNSQPEPNQLREKESVQPEHWSVNTLQDFFTRTSFQSSTNETASVLPQGKFAALKALSEWNSLAGWNAAILWGTLEPATALTTLPILEKVAFDAPTRKPKLTQNNPDKKILNLERMAEGTSPNQKTGKNKSKPELPPLSPAMKHAAINAICLVLSEADAIPFKTKNRLTQLLQRPDISIKLRGELYRGLARFVPPAEIPTLNQALDISDNKTLPPKNLRRSAMDACLIHGLWFYAKQDQFLHPGYSLEKSSDFKTTVWPENMMQVRWDSDPTMRWHFGFWAALVQHPDAITILMSQLRDADLKVQNKAIEFMGILGTETALELLKQQSKRQHESSRVSAALGLTPWGAHYLEPLINDKSSSVRLTVAKGLGQTDSPEAALLLRSLIRDRNSEVQLAVVQSISNWPDELAIPLLLEGIQEGVYKTRRDSVLQLTDRIGSSGAISIEAPRAERIVAVRELMQTERLPGGLWDQLIKQGLQDPRENDKRRLAEIQSYFQDILNYPRQSAEYHQAYQELLSISAEELSILEKLVLETSIQIPNEVYHDLLPQLNPRYAALNQLASVHLSDRRKAAQQLLQSSQHVSLSPIIVKRLRKIMAQEQDRLVWRIVMSSIAKDNYEEAAQLALLAINHNWPDIRILGCEYFGTYGLPQYAIWLLPLLNDKNESVQLAAINAIGQCHNPIAITGIQNSSAELDSGPSLRSLLTHSNQRIRFQTVAALSRLGDVQGMQELVRLSNNTLNSIRTDAIQEMGNSGQTRFVEPLIQLAWTERNHIIMKEILISLKKLVPPSEQPADLSSSIKHSEQAEIWMNWWQSHHSQSASRLFTGR